One window of the Manihot esculenta cultivar AM560-2 chromosome 14, M.esculenta_v8, whole genome shotgun sequence genome contains the following:
- the LOC110631090 gene encoding thylakoid lumenal 17.9 kDa protein, chloroplastic, whose amino-acid sequence MSLIGHVLPPPLPTVSRNPTPKSCPQHFKFAKFSLQNPALKPILFTNLVSLALTFTLNSPLPSLAIPSPNSLSPLLPPTTPFSESKNLPIGLEDGKIRPCPSINPSCVSTNPKSSSFAFPLRIPDSTTENAIQKLQEAILKTQKNPKIRVIEDTPYGQYLQAEVDGGFGQDVLEFLVKGDVVAYRCMATKVTYVYPFTTAFGDSKGQEERMKKIIDQLDWYAPSFESMD is encoded by the exons ATGAGTTTGATTGGTCATGTTCTTCCTCCTCCGCTTCCTACAGTCTCCAGGAACCCAACTCCGAAAAGTTGTCCTCAACACTTCAAGTTTGCAAAATTTAGTCTACAGAATCCAGCCCTAAAACCCATTCTCTTCACTAATCTCGTCTCCTTAGCCCTCACTTTCACCTTAAACTCGCCATTACCTTCCTTGGCTATCCCTTCTCCCAATTCTTTGTCTCCCCTACTTCCCCCCACAACTCCGTTTTCTGAATCCAAGAATTTGCCGATTGGACTAGAAGATGG GAAAATTAGGCCTTGCCCATCCATTAATCCAAGTTGTGTATCGACAAATCCTAAATCTTCATCATTTGCATTCCCATTGAGAATTCCTGACAGTACTACAGAGAACGCAATTCAG AAATTGCAGGAAGCAATCCTGAAAACGCAGAAAAATCCCAAGATTCGAGTCATTGAAGATACCCCATATG GCCAATATTTACAAGCAGAGGTCGACGGAGGATTTGGGCAGGATGTGCTTGAATTTTTAGTAAAAGGAGATGTGGTTGCTTATAGGTGTAtggccacaaaagtcacctatGTGTATCCATTCACCACAGCCTTTGGAGATTCTAAAGGACAGGAAGAAAGAATGAAGAAAATCATAGATCAATTAGACTGGTATGCTCCAAGTTTTGAATCTATGGATTAG
- the LOC110631089 gene encoding non-specific phospholipase C6, with protein sequence MRGFRTSPPLYSSIFLLFLTLSCVSTTQLQNPIKTIVVLVMENRSFDHMLGWMKKAVNPAINGVTGKECNPVSTKNPKRQSICFTDDAEFVDPDPGHSFEAVELQVFGNGSIPSMTGFVEQALTMSQNLSQTVMKGFRPESVPVYATLVKEFAVFDRWFSSIPGPTQPNRLFVYSATSHGSTSHVKKQLSRGYPQKTIFDSLHENGKNFGIYFQNIPTTLFYRNMRKLKYIFKFHQFDLKFKKDARNGKLPSLTVIEPRYFDLKGMPANDDHPSHDVANGQKLVKEVYEALRSSPQWNETLFVITYDEHGGFYDHVETPYINVPNPDGNTGPAPSFFKFDRLGVRVPTIMVSPWIKKGTVISGPKGPFPNSEFEHSSIPATIKKMFNLSSNFLTHRDAWAGTFEGVVGELASPRTDCPVTLPDVAPLRSTEAKENGNLSEFQSEVVQLAAVLNGDHFLSSFPDEMGKKMNVREARDYVTGAVTRFIRASKEAINLGADASAIVDMRSSLTTRSSLHY encoded by the exons ATGAGAGGATTCAGAACTAGTCCACCTTTATATTCCTCCATTTTCTTGCTGTTTCTCACTCTATCATGCGTTTCCACTACCCAACTGCAAAATCCCATCAAGACCATTGTGGTCTTGGTTATGGAAAACAGATCTTTCGATCACATGCTTGGGTGGATGAAGAAAGCAGTAAATCCAGCAATCAATGGGGTGACAGGGAAAGAATGTAACCCTGTATCGACCAAGAACCCAAAGCGACAGTCTATTTGCTTCACAGATGATGCGGAGTTCGTGGATCCAGATCCTGGCCACTCCTTTGAAGCTGTGGAGTTACAGGTATTTGGCAATGGTTCAATTCCCTCCATGACTGGCTTTGTCGAACAAGCGCTCACCATGTCTCAAAATCTCTCTCAAACTGTCATGAAGGGTTTTAGGCCTGAATCTGTGCCTGTTTATGCCACACTTGTGAAAGAATTTGCAGTTTTTGATAGGTGGTTCTCTTCAATCCCTGGTCCAACGCAACCCAATAGGCTATTTGTATACTCTGCTACTTCTCACGGCTCAACCAGCCATGTTAAGAAGCAGTTGTCTCGAGGGTACCCTCAAAAGACGATATTTGATTCACTTCATGAGAATGGTAAGAATTTTGGGATTTACTTCCAGAACATACCCACAACTCTGTTTTATAGGAACATGAGGAAATTGAAGTATATCTTTAAGTTTCACCAATTCGATTTGAAGTTTAAGAAAGATGCTAGAAATGGGAAGTTGCCAAGCCTCACTGTAATTGAACCGAGGTATTTTGATCTCAAGGGAATGCCTGCAAATGATGACCATCCATCTCATGATGTTGCCAATGGACAAAAGCTTGTCAAGGAGGTGTATGAAGCACTGAGGTCTAGCCCTCAGTGGAATGAGACCCTTTTTGTAATTACTTATGATGAGCATGGTGGGTTTTATGATCATGTCGAGACTCCTTATATTAATGTTCCTAACCCAGATGGAAACACTGGCCCTGCACCTTCTTTCTTCAAGTTCGATCGCCTTGGAGTTCGTGTGCCCACAATTATGGTCTCCCCTTGGATCAAAAAGGGCACTG TGATAAGTGGACCAAAGGGACCTTTTCCAAACTCTGAGTTCGAGCACTCATCAATCCCGGCCACCATAAAGAAAATGTTCAACCTCTCCTCTAACTTCTTGACGCACAGGGATGCTTGGGCTGGCACATTTGAAGGGGTTGTTGGGGAGTTGGCATCTCCCAGGACTGACTGCCCAG TGACCTTGCCAGACGTGGCACCTTTGAGAAGCACAGAAGCAAAGGAAAACGGTAACCTATCCGAGTTTCAGAGCGAGGTAGTGCAACTAGCAGCAGTTCTTAATGGCGACCACTTCTTGAGCAGCTTCCCTGACGAGATGGGCAAGAAGATGAACGTGCGAGAAGCTCGCGACTATGTGACCGGCGCTGTTACAAGGTTCATAAGAGCTAGCAAAGAGGCCATTAATTTAGGAGCAGATGCATCTGCAATTGTAGATATGAGGTCGTCGCTCACTACCAGATCTTCCTTACATTATTAG
- the LOC110600403 gene encoding CBS domain-containing protein CBSCBSPB5 isoform X1, giving the protein MASQGGSSRKSLSLSNSASVLARKKSSENGGAPDSARKSFTGSRPGGLTGERTVKRLRLSKALTVPETTSVHEACRRMAARRVDALLLTDSNALLCGILTDRDIVTRVIARDINLEETPVSKVMTRNPVFVLSDTLAVEALQKMVQGKFRHLPVVDNGEVIALLDIAKCLYDAIARMERAAEKGKAIAAAVEGVEKNWGTSFSGPNTFIETLRERMFKPSLSTIIQENSKVVTVSPTETVLAVTKKMLEFRASSAVVVVDHKPRGIITSKDILMRVISQNLPPDSTVVEKVMTPNPECATIDTPIVDALHTMHDGKFLHLPVVDRDGNIVAVVDVIHITHAAVATVGNTAGVNNEAANTMMQKFWDSAMALSPNEEDEDTRSEGSLKLPSEGGETGRSLPYPSSTLPNTFGFKIEDKRGRMHRFTCDTKNLTDLITAILQRLGDDIDRNNLPQILYEDEDRDKVVLESDSDLGAAVEHAKLAGFKGLRLHLDYSGIRGRRGSNSRDMEYGHQDAWAAAYSAVAAGAALVAGLGVLAYLRRSS; this is encoded by the exons ATGGCCAGTCAAGGCGGATCTTCGAGGAAAAGTTTATCGTTGTCAAACTCAGCTTCTGTGCTTGCAAGGAAGAAATCATCTGAGAATGGTGGTGCCCCTGATTCTGCACGAAAATCTTTCACCGGTTCTCGGCCCGG GGGACTGACTGGTGAGCGCACAGTTAAACGATTGCGCCTGTCAAAGGCCCTTACAGTACCTGAGACCACAAGTGTTCATGAGGCTTGTCGTCGTATGGCTGCTCGTAGAGTTGATGCCTTATTGCTAACAGACTCAAATGCTTTACTTTGTGGAATCCTTACAGACAGG GATATAGTAACAAGAGTTATTGCTCGTGATATTAATCTTGAGGAAACCCCTGTTTCCAAAGTTATGACAAGGAACCCAGTGTTTGTTCTTTCTGACACCCTTGCTGTGGAAGCTCTACAGAAGATGGTTCAAG GAAAATTTAGGCATTTGCCTGTTGTGGATAATGGAGAGGTTATTGCTTTGCTTGATATAGCAAAGTGTTTATACGATGCTATTGCTCGTATGGAAAGGGCAGCTGAGAAAGGAAAGGCTATTGCTGCTGCTGTTGAAGGTGTAGAAAAAAATTGGGGGACATCCTTTTCTG GACCTAATACATTCATTGAGACACTTCGAGAGCGGATGTTTAAACCGTCTTTATCTACAATAATTCAGGAGAATTCAAA GGTTGTAACAGTTTCACCAACTGAAACAGTTTTGGCAGTGACAAAGAAGATGCTTGAATTCCGGGCAAGCTCTGCAGTGGTGGTTGTTGATCACAAACCACGGGGAATTATAAC ATCTAAGGATATCTTGATGCGAGTAATATCACAAAATCTTCCACCAGATTCCACTGTTGTAGAGAAG GTTATGACTCCTAACCCGGAATGTGCAACCATTGATACTCCAATTGTTGATGCTCTGCATACCATGCATGATGGGAAGTTTTTGCACCTTCCTGTAGTAGATAGAG ATGGGAATATAGTTGCTGTTGTTGATGTGATTCATATTACTCATGCAGCTGTTGCCACG GTTGGAAATACTGCTGGAGTAAATAATGAGGCAGCAAACACAATGATGCAAAAGTTTTGGGATTCCGCAATGGCCTTAAGTCCCAATGAGGAGGATGAGGATACTCGGAG TGAAGGTTCCTTGAAATTGCCTTCTGAAGGAGGAGAGACAGGAAGATCTCTTCCCTATCCTTCATCAACGTTGCCAAATACGTTTGGTTTCAAAATTGAAGACAAGAGGGGGCGAATGCACAGATTTACTTGTG ATACTAAGAATTTGACAGATCTGATTACTGCTATACTCCAGAGGTTAGGGGATGACATTGATCGAAACAACTTGCCTCAAATTCTG TATGAAGATGAAGACCGTGATAAAGTTGTTCTGGAGTCAGATAGCGATCTTGGAGCAGCTGTGGAGCATGCAAAATTAGCTGGTTTCAAG GGTCTGAGATTGCATTTAGACTATTCTGGAATACGCGGTCGACGGGGGAGTAATTCAAGAGATATGGAGTACGGTCACCAAGATGCATGGGCTGCTGCATACAGTGCTGTTGCAGCTGGTGCGGCCCTGGTTGCCGGGTTGGGTGTACTGGCGTACTTGCGAAGATCCAGTTAg
- the LOC110631088 gene encoding protein NUCLEAR FUSION DEFECTIVE 4 isoform X2 yields MLTTVNQSKRKMCKDKRRMINLLYERFRAFVSNRWLVFVCAMWVQSCAGIGYLFGSISPVIKSAMGYNQRQVAMLGVAKDLGDSIGFVAGALCEVLPIWALLLIGAIQNFVGYGLVWLIIINKLPSLPLWVLCVAVFVGTNGETYFNTAALVSCVQNFPKSRGPVVGILKGFAGLSGAILTQIYTMINFPNEASLIFMVAVGPSMVVIALMFIIRPVGGHKQVRPSDNSSFLFVYSICLILAAYLLGVLILEDLVDVNQTLVTVFAVVLIILVLLPITIPILLVFFFQQRYQVQESLLSEPDKQEGGKSGQEQDRNEVLLSEVEDEKPAEMESLPASERQKRIAHLQAKLFQAAAEGAVRVKPKKGPRRGEDFTLMQALIKADFLLMFFSLILASGSGLTVIDNLGQICQSLGYTDTNIFVSMISIWNFLGRVGGGYFSEAIIRKFAYPRPVAMAVVQVIMAVGLFYYAMGWPGEIYVVSILIGLGYGAHWAIVPAAASELFGLKSFGALYNFLTLSSTAGSLIFSGIIGSGIYDYYAEKQAGIQKLNSESVLTMPIREESLTCMGTICYSLTCGIMSGLCVIAMILSLIVVHRTRSVYAQLYGKTNA; encoded by the exons ATGCTTACAACAGTGAATCAATCAAAAAGGAAAATGTGTAAAGATAAAAGACGGATGATA AATCTTTTGTATGAGAGATTCAGGGCCTTTGTGAGCAACAGATGGCTGGTGTTTGTGTGTGCAATGTGGGTGCAGTCATGTGCAGGGATTGGCTACCTTTTTGGGAGTATATCACCCGTGATCAAAAGCGCTATGGGTTACAATCAGAGGCAGGTAGCTATGCTCGGTGTGGCAAAGGATTTGGGTGATAGTATTGGTTTTGTAGCTGGAGCTTTGTGTGAAGTCTTACCCATTTGGGCCCTTCTGCTGATTGGGGCGATTCAGAACTTTGTTGGGTATGGTTTGGTTTggctcataatcataaacaaatTGCCTTCTTTGCCGCTCTGGGTG CTCTGTGTTGCTGTCTTTGTGGGGACAAATGGTGAAACCTACTTCAACACTGCAGCTCTAGTTTCTTGTGTGCAAAACTTTCCCAAAAGCCGGGGTCCTGTTGTTGGGATACTGAAGGGATTTGCTGGGTTGAGTGGTGCAATTCTGACTCAGATTTACACTATGATCAATTTCCCTAATGAAGCATCATTGATTTTCATGGTTGCAGTTGGGCCATCTATGGTGGTCATTGCTCTAATGTTCATTATTAGACCTGTAGGAGGTCACAAACAAGTTAGACCCTCTGATAACTCGAGCTTCTTATTTGTCTACAGCATCTGCCTTATTCTGGCTGCTTATTTACTGGGAGTTTTGATACTTGAGGATTTAGTTGATGTGAATCAAACTTTGGTCACAGTATTTGCTGTAGTTTTGATAATTCTTGTATTACTTCCTATTACAATTCCCATTCTATTGGTTTTCTTCTTTCAACAAAGATATCAAGTACAAGAGAGTCTTCTTTCTGAGCCAGATAAACAAGAAGGAGGTAAATCTGGGCAGGAGCAGGACAGAAATGAGGTCCTTCTGAGTGAGGTTGAAGATGAGAAGCCTGCAGAAATGGAGTCACTTCCAGCATCAGAAAGACAAAAACGAATTGCTCATCTGCAAGCTAAATTGTTCCAAGCAGCTGCAGAGGGAGCAGTGAGAGTCAAGCCGAAAAAGGGTCCACGTAGAGGGGAGGATTTCACTTTGATGCAGGCATTAATCAAGGCAGATTTTCTGCTTATGTTTTTCTCTCTTATACTGGCTTCTGGGTCTGGTTTGACAGTAATTGACAATTTGGGTCAGATTTGTCAATCTTTGGGATATACTGATACGAACATTTTTGTTTCCATGATAAGCATTTGGAACTTTCTTGGCCGTGTTGGTGGTGGCTACTTCTCCGAAGCTATCATTAG aaaatttgCCTACCCGAGACCAGTGGCCATGGCTGTTGTTCAGGTGATCATGGCTGTTGGACTCTTCTATTATGCAATGGGATGGCCTGGGGAAATTTATGTTGTGAGCATTTTGATAGGACTCGGCTATGGTGCTCATTGGGCAATTGTGCCTGCTGCAGCTTCGGAGTTATTTGGATTAAAGAGTTTCGGGGCCTTATATAATTTTCTTACACTGTCTAGTACTGCTGGTTCTCTAATATTCTCTGGCATTATTGGGAGCGGTATATATGACTATTATGCAGAGAAACAAGCTGGCATCCAAAAGCTAAATTCAGAATCTGTGCTTACAATGCCAATTCGGGAGGAATCACTTACTTGTATGGGTACAATATGTTATTCTCTCACTTGTGGGATAATGTCAGGTCTTTGTGTTATTGCAATGATCTTGAGTTTGATCGTGGTTCATCGGACTAGGAGTGTGTATGCTCAACTATATGGGAAGACTAATGCTTGA
- the LOC110600403 gene encoding CBS domain-containing protein CBSCBSPB5 isoform X2, with protein MASQGGSSRKSLSLSNSASVLARKKSSENGGAPDSARKSFTGSRPGGLTGERTVKRLRLSKALTVPETTSVHEACRRMAARRVDALLLTDSNALLCGILTDRDIVTRVIARDINLEETPVSKVMTRNPVFVLSDTLAVEALQKMVQGKFRHLPVVDNGEVIALLDIAKCLYDAIARMERAAEKGKAIAAAVEGVEKNWGTSFSGPNTFIETLRERMFKPSLSTIIQENSKVVTVSPTETVLAVTKKMLEFRASSAVVVVDHKPRGIITSKDILMRVISQNLPPDSTVVEKVMTPNPECATIDTPIVDALHTMHDGKFLHLPVVDRDGNIVAVVDVIHITHAAVATVGNTAGVNNEAANTMMQKFWDSAMALSPNEEDEDTRSEGSLKLPSEGGETGRSLPYPSSTLPNTFGFKIEDKRGRMHRFTCVPGCPLCCQFIFLGGLP; from the exons ATGGCCAGTCAAGGCGGATCTTCGAGGAAAAGTTTATCGTTGTCAAACTCAGCTTCTGTGCTTGCAAGGAAGAAATCATCTGAGAATGGTGGTGCCCCTGATTCTGCACGAAAATCTTTCACCGGTTCTCGGCCCGG GGGACTGACTGGTGAGCGCACAGTTAAACGATTGCGCCTGTCAAAGGCCCTTACAGTACCTGAGACCACAAGTGTTCATGAGGCTTGTCGTCGTATGGCTGCTCGTAGAGTTGATGCCTTATTGCTAACAGACTCAAATGCTTTACTTTGTGGAATCCTTACAGACAGG GATATAGTAACAAGAGTTATTGCTCGTGATATTAATCTTGAGGAAACCCCTGTTTCCAAAGTTATGACAAGGAACCCAGTGTTTGTTCTTTCTGACACCCTTGCTGTGGAAGCTCTACAGAAGATGGTTCAAG GAAAATTTAGGCATTTGCCTGTTGTGGATAATGGAGAGGTTATTGCTTTGCTTGATATAGCAAAGTGTTTATACGATGCTATTGCTCGTATGGAAAGGGCAGCTGAGAAAGGAAAGGCTATTGCTGCTGCTGTTGAAGGTGTAGAAAAAAATTGGGGGACATCCTTTTCTG GACCTAATACATTCATTGAGACACTTCGAGAGCGGATGTTTAAACCGTCTTTATCTACAATAATTCAGGAGAATTCAAA GGTTGTAACAGTTTCACCAACTGAAACAGTTTTGGCAGTGACAAAGAAGATGCTTGAATTCCGGGCAAGCTCTGCAGTGGTGGTTGTTGATCACAAACCACGGGGAATTATAAC ATCTAAGGATATCTTGATGCGAGTAATATCACAAAATCTTCCACCAGATTCCACTGTTGTAGAGAAG GTTATGACTCCTAACCCGGAATGTGCAACCATTGATACTCCAATTGTTGATGCTCTGCATACCATGCATGATGGGAAGTTTTTGCACCTTCCTGTAGTAGATAGAG ATGGGAATATAGTTGCTGTTGTTGATGTGATTCATATTACTCATGCAGCTGTTGCCACG GTTGGAAATACTGCTGGAGTAAATAATGAGGCAGCAAACACAATGATGCAAAAGTTTTGGGATTCCGCAATGGCCTTAAGTCCCAATGAGGAGGATGAGGATACTCGGAG TGAAGGTTCCTTGAAATTGCCTTCTGAAGGAGGAGAGACAGGAAGATCTCTTCCCTATCCTTCATCAACGTTGCCAAATACGTTTGGTTTCAAAATTGAAGACAAGAGGGGGCGAATGCACAGATTTACTTGTG TTCCTGGATGTCCCTTGTGCTGCCAGTTTATTTTTCTAGGCGGCTTGCCTTAA
- the LOC110631091 gene encoding mediator of RNA polymerase II transcription subunit 30 has product MEDTVMSSTTLPKTTQELAIEGQKHLEETIQAAYQILSSMNDELCNPTLWSTSSTAFSSTTSTTTASPISAANNLPTSLSQNSVVANGEAASDGVHHLDGGAAAGGGAGTGNGALDEARFRYKNSVAALREVLAAIPNSQKAKAFETGSTTNSSSPANQSEIEKLEEQASNLRKELVNKNVYLKLLIDQLRDLITDISMWQSPCSV; this is encoded by the exons ATGGAGGACACTGTCATGAGTTCAACAACGCTACCCAAAACAACGCAAGAGCTTGCAATAGAAGGGCAGAAGCATCTGGAAGAAACCATCCAAGCTGCTTACCAGATTCTCTCTTCCATGAACGATGAACTCTGTAACCCGACTTTGTGGTCCACCAGTTCCACAGCTTTTTCTTCTACTACTAGTACCACCACCGCTTCACCTATTAGTGCGGCTAATAATTTACCTACGTCTCTCTCCCAAAATAGTGTGGTAGCCAATGGCGAAGCTGCTTCTGATGGTGTTCATCACTTGGATGGCGGTGCTGCAGCTGGTGGCGGTGCTGGTACGGGTAATGGAGCGCTCGATGAGGCTCGGTTTCGGTACAAGAATTCCGTCGCTGCTCTTCGTGAGGTCCTCGCGGCGATTCCCAATTCTCAGAAG GCAAAAGCTTTTGAAACTGGTTCAACCACCAACAGTTCATCTCCTGCAAATCAATCTGAGATTGAGAAATTAGAAGAGCAAGCTTCCAATCTGAGAAAG GAACTTGTAAACAAGAATGTCTATCTCAAGCTTCTCATTGATCAATTACGAGATCTTATCACTGACATATCTATGTGGCAAAGTCCTTGCTCTGTCTAA
- the LOC110631088 gene encoding protein NUCLEAR FUSION DEFECTIVE 4 isoform X1 — translation MNLLYERFRAFVSNRWLVFVCAMWVQSCAGIGYLFGSISPVIKSAMGYNQRQVAMLGVAKDLGDSIGFVAGALCEVLPIWALLLIGAIQNFVGYGLVWLIIINKLPSLPLWVLCVAVFVGTNGETYFNTAALVSCVQNFPKSRGPVVGILKGFAGLSGAILTQIYTMINFPNEASLIFMVAVGPSMVVIALMFIIRPVGGHKQVRPSDNSSFLFVYSICLILAAYLLGVLILEDLVDVNQTLVTVFAVVLIILVLLPITIPILLVFFFQQRYQVQESLLSEPDKQEGGKSGQEQDRNEVLLSEVEDEKPAEMESLPASERQKRIAHLQAKLFQAAAEGAVRVKPKKGPRRGEDFTLMQALIKADFLLMFFSLILASGSGLTVIDNLGQICQSLGYTDTNIFVSMISIWNFLGRVGGGYFSEAIIRKFAYPRPVAMAVVQVIMAVGLFYYAMGWPGEIYVVSILIGLGYGAHWAIVPAAASELFGLKSFGALYNFLTLSSTAGSLIFSGIIGSGIYDYYAEKQAGIQKLNSESVLTMPIREESLTCMGTICYSLTCGIMSGLCVIAMILSLIVVHRTRSVYAQLYGKTNA, via the exons ATGAATCTTTTGTATGAGAGATTCAGGGCCTTTGTGAGCAACAGATGGCTGGTGTTTGTGTGTGCAATGTGGGTGCAGTCATGTGCAGGGATTGGCTACCTTTTTGGGAGTATATCACCCGTGATCAAAAGCGCTATGGGTTACAATCAGAGGCAGGTAGCTATGCTCGGTGTGGCAAAGGATTTGGGTGATAGTATTGGTTTTGTAGCTGGAGCTTTGTGTGAAGTCTTACCCATTTGGGCCCTTCTGCTGATTGGGGCGATTCAGAACTTTGTTGGGTATGGTTTGGTTTggctcataatcataaacaaatTGCCTTCTTTGCCGCTCTGGGTG CTCTGTGTTGCTGTCTTTGTGGGGACAAATGGTGAAACCTACTTCAACACTGCAGCTCTAGTTTCTTGTGTGCAAAACTTTCCCAAAAGCCGGGGTCCTGTTGTTGGGATACTGAAGGGATTTGCTGGGTTGAGTGGTGCAATTCTGACTCAGATTTACACTATGATCAATTTCCCTAATGAAGCATCATTGATTTTCATGGTTGCAGTTGGGCCATCTATGGTGGTCATTGCTCTAATGTTCATTATTAGACCTGTAGGAGGTCACAAACAAGTTAGACCCTCTGATAACTCGAGCTTCTTATTTGTCTACAGCATCTGCCTTATTCTGGCTGCTTATTTACTGGGAGTTTTGATACTTGAGGATTTAGTTGATGTGAATCAAACTTTGGTCACAGTATTTGCTGTAGTTTTGATAATTCTTGTATTACTTCCTATTACAATTCCCATTCTATTGGTTTTCTTCTTTCAACAAAGATATCAAGTACAAGAGAGTCTTCTTTCTGAGCCAGATAAACAAGAAGGAGGTAAATCTGGGCAGGAGCAGGACAGAAATGAGGTCCTTCTGAGTGAGGTTGAAGATGAGAAGCCTGCAGAAATGGAGTCACTTCCAGCATCAGAAAGACAAAAACGAATTGCTCATCTGCAAGCTAAATTGTTCCAAGCAGCTGCAGAGGGAGCAGTGAGAGTCAAGCCGAAAAAGGGTCCACGTAGAGGGGAGGATTTCACTTTGATGCAGGCATTAATCAAGGCAGATTTTCTGCTTATGTTTTTCTCTCTTATACTGGCTTCTGGGTCTGGTTTGACAGTAATTGACAATTTGGGTCAGATTTGTCAATCTTTGGGATATACTGATACGAACATTTTTGTTTCCATGATAAGCATTTGGAACTTTCTTGGCCGTGTTGGTGGTGGCTACTTCTCCGAAGCTATCATTAG aaaatttgCCTACCCGAGACCAGTGGCCATGGCTGTTGTTCAGGTGATCATGGCTGTTGGACTCTTCTATTATGCAATGGGATGGCCTGGGGAAATTTATGTTGTGAGCATTTTGATAGGACTCGGCTATGGTGCTCATTGGGCAATTGTGCCTGCTGCAGCTTCGGAGTTATTTGGATTAAAGAGTTTCGGGGCCTTATATAATTTTCTTACACTGTCTAGTACTGCTGGTTCTCTAATATTCTCTGGCATTATTGGGAGCGGTATATATGACTATTATGCAGAGAAACAAGCTGGCATCCAAAAGCTAAATTCAGAATCTGTGCTTACAATGCCAATTCGGGAGGAATCACTTACTTGTATGGGTACAATATGTTATTCTCTCACTTGTGGGATAATGTCAGGTCTTTGTGTTATTGCAATGATCTTGAGTTTGATCGTGGTTCATCGGACTAGGAGTGTGTATGCTCAACTATATGGGAAGACTAATGCTTGA